In a single window of the Gossypium hirsutum isolate 1008001.06 chromosome D02, Gossypium_hirsutum_v2.1, whole genome shotgun sequence genome:
- the LOC107910440 gene encoding U-box domain-containing protein 29: MVKKELYITVPSVFRCPISLDVMKSPVSLCTGVTYDRSSIQKWLESGHDTCPTTMQVLPSKDFIPNLTLHRLINLWIQSSTLRPGSNSPRLLLATPPAISEVQAKLLMEKVERERCDDSLSKVAEFVSCCEENRKFVARFDGFVEVIAGVLKRKCVEIKALETAVRILDLILSENGVTEGLNKLILKSNQESKFLSAIVLILQHGSLNSKIKSVRVLDSLALDSESKRRISDSQDLISILLQLLKTNNNGSLNDAVTSILTTISITRSIRSRLIENGIVEILSNSLTEKSLKLLARLSTCSEGRSAISSEPKCAAAIVEKLLKVSKRGTEDAVTVLWSTCCLNKEEKVKEAVVKGNGVTKILVIMQREGEGNVKMMCRDLVKALRAVCKDWCLGSYETKTTHIRPC; encoded by the coding sequence atggTGAAGAAGGAACTGTACATAACCGTACCCAGCGTTTTCCGGTGTCCAATTTCACTTGACGTGATGAAATCTCCGGTTAGCCTTTGTACGGGCGTTACCTACGATCGTTCCAGCATCCAAAAATGGCTCGAATCTGGTCACGACACCTGTCCAACCACCATGCAGGTTCTTCCCTCCAAGGATTTCATCCCTAACCTTACTCTCCATCGTCTAATTAATCTCTGGATCCAGTCTTCTACTCTCCGGCCAGGCTCTAACTCTCCGCGGCTTCTTCTGGCGACGCCTCCTGCGATCTCCGAGGTTCAGGCTAAGCTATTGATGGAGAAGGTTGAGAGGGAGCGCTGCGACGATTCTTTGTCTAAGGTTGCCGAGTTCGTAAGCTGTTGCGAAGAGAACCGGAAATTTGTAGCTAGATTCGACGGTTTCGTTGAGGTAATCGCCGGAGTTTTGAAAAGGAAATGTGTGGAAATCAAAGCTTTGGAAACGGCGGTTAGGATTTTGGATTTGATTTTGAGCGAAAATGGAGTCACAGAAGGGTTAAACAAATTAATCCTGAAAAGCAATCAGGAAAGTAAATTTTTATCGGCAATCGTTTTAATTCTTCAACACGGAAGCCTGAACTCGAAGATCAAGTCAGTCCGAGTTCTGGACTCACTAGCACTTGACTCGGAATCCAAACGCAGGATCTCCGACTCACAAGACCTTATATCCATCCTTCTCCAGCTCCTGAAAACAAACAACAACGGATCCTTAAACGACGCCGTTACTTCCATTTTAACCACCATTTCAATAACGCGCTCCATCAGGTCCCGCCTCATCGAAAACGGCATCGTTGAAATCCTATCAAACTCGCTCACCGAAAAGTCGTTGAAGTTGTTAGCAAGGCTTAGCACTTGCAGCGAAGGGAGGTCAGCAATCAGTTCCGAGCCAAAATGCGCGGCGGCGATCGTAGAAAAGCTGTTGAAGGTGTCGAAAAGGGGGACGGAGGACGCCGTAACGGTGTTGTGGAGCACGTGTTGCTTGAACAAAGAGGAGAAAGTGAAAGAAGCGGTGGTAAAAGGGAATGGGGTGACGAAGATATTAGTAATAATGCAAAGAGAAGGGGAAGGGAATGTGAAGATGATGTGCAGGGATTTGGTTAAGGCTCTAAGAGCTGTATGTAAAGATTGGTGTTTAGGCAGTTATGAAACCAAAACTACACATATTAGACCTTGTTGA